One segment of Coffea arabica cultivar ET-39 chromosome 7c, Coffea Arabica ET-39 HiFi, whole genome shotgun sequence DNA contains the following:
- the LOC113698155 gene encoding uncharacterized protein, with product MVDVDRRMTGLNPAHVAGLRRLSARAAAAASTSTPSTPLPPRNSLLSFTSLADKVLTHLKNSGVQVQPGLSESEFARAEAEFGFGFPPDLKAILSAGLPLGPGFPDWRSAGPSRLQLRASINLPIAAISFHIARNSLWSKSWGPRPSDPEKALKIARNALKRAPLLIPIFNHCYIPCNPCLAGNPIFYVDEHRIFCCGFDLSDFFDRESSLFQSSDPQILSRQRSVSERSAGSSSTNFSRRSLDALAAGGGRTPRWVEFWSDAAVDRRRRNSNSSSSSSSSPERYFEMPRSEIPKWVEEYVEQIGSVLREGGWDESDVSEIVQVSASGFFEGGEMVLLDNQAVMDALLVKADRFSDSLRKAGWSSEEVSEALGFDFRSEKERKPAKKLSPELVEKIGKLAESVSRSSS from the coding sequence ATGGTGGACGTAGACCGGAGGATGACCGGTCTAAACCCCGCCCACGTGGCGGGCCTCCGGCGGCTCTCCGCTAGAGCAGCCGCAGCTGCCTCCACTTCGACTCCCTCCACGCCTCTCCCTCCGCGTAACAGCCTCCTCTCCTTCACTTCCTTAGCTGATAAAGTGCTAACTCATCTGAAGAACTCGGGTGTTCAAGTCCAACCCGGTTTGAGCGAATCCGAATTTGCACGGGCCGAAGCGGAGTTTGGGTTTGGCTTTCCACCTGACCTTAAAGCTATTCTCTCAGCTGGGTTGCCGCTGGGGCCTGGATTCCCGGACTGGAGGTCTGCCGGGCCGTCTCGTCTTCAGCTCCGGGCCTCTATTAATCTCCCTATCGCCGCTATCTCCTTTCACATAGCCCGAAATTCTTTGTGGTCCAAATCTTGGGGGCCCAGGCCATCGGACCCGGAAAAGGCGCTCAAGATCGCCAGAAATGCCCTGAAACGGGCCCCGCTTTTGATCCCCATTTTTAACCATTGTTACATTCCCTGTAATCCTTGTTTGGCCGGGAATCCCATATTCTACGTCGATGAGCATCGGATTTTCTGCTGCGGTTTTGATCTCTCCGACTTCTTCGACAGGGAATCGTCGCTGTTCCAGAGCTCAGACCCTCAGATTCTATCCAGACAACGATCCGTGAGTGAGAGGTCAGCTGGGTCGTCGTCGACGAACTTTTCGAGAAGAAGCCTGGACGCTCTGGCCGCCGGCGGAGGCAGAACGCCGAGATGGGTGGAGTTCTGGAGCGACGCGGCCGTGGATCGACGTCGGCGGAATTCGAACTCGTCTTCCTCGTCATCGTCGTCTCCGGAGAGGTACTTCGAGATGCCCAGGTCGGAAATTCCGAAATGGGTGGAGGAGTACGTGGAGCAAATAGGGTCGGTTTTGAGGGAAGGAGGGTGGGACGAATCGGACGTGTCAGAGATCGTGCAGGTGTCAGCATCGGGGTTCTTTGAGGGAGGGGAGATGGTTTTGTTGGATAATCAGGCGGTCATGGACGCTCTGCTGGTGAAAGCGGATCGGTTCTCGGATTCGCTCAGGAAAGCTGGGTGGAGCTCTGAGGAAGTTTCGGAAGCACTGGGTTTCGATTTCCGGTCGGAGAAGGAGAGGAAACCGGCTAAGAAGTTGTCTCCGGAGTTGGTGGAGAAAATTGGGAAACTGGCTGAGTCGGTTTCCAGGTCGTCGTCATGA